The sequence below is a genomic window from Longimicrobiales bacterium.
TGCTCGCGCTGCGGACGGAGAACGCGCGACTGCGTGCGGAGCTGGCGACGCAGTATGGCGACATCATTGGCGGCGCCCCGTCCATGCGTGAGCTGTACCGGCTCATCGACCGGGCCGCCCCGACCGACGTGACCGTGCTGATCACGGGAGAGAGCGGCACCGGCAAGGAGCTCGTCGCGCGCGCGCTGCACGCCCGCAGCCGGAGGAGCCGGGGACCGTTCGTCGCACTCAACTGTTCGGCGATTCCTGCCGCGCTTGTGGAGAGCGAGCTGTTCGGCCACGTGCGCGGCGCATTCACTGGGGCCGACCGCGATCGCGCAGGGATCTTCGAGGCCGCCGCGTCAGGCACGCTCTTTCTCGATGAGATCGGTGACCTCGCCGAGCCGGCACAGGCGAAGCTGCTGCGGGCCATCGAGGAGCGCACGATCACTCGCGTCGGCGCGACCGCGCCGATCGAAGTCGATGCGCGCGTGATCGCCGCTACCAACCGTCCGCTGGACACCATGATAGCCGAGGGATCGTTCCGCGAGG
It includes:
- a CDS encoding sigma-54 dependent transcriptional regulator, producing the protein MKILVVDDEPAIRFSLEELLSQRGDQVHVAEHAPQALALMEADAADIIISDLSMPAMTGLQLLEEVRARHPDTLLVLMTAHGDERIAVQALKLGAFDYLPKPFDNDEVRAVVERGRELLALRTENARLRAELATQYGDIIGGAPSMRELYRLIDRAAPTDVTVLITGESGTGKELVARALHARSRRSRGPFVALNCSAIPAALVESELFGHVRGAFTGADRDRAGIFEAAASGTLFLDEIGDLAEPAQAKLLRAIEERTITRVGATAPIEVDARVIAATNRPLDTMIAEGSFRE